A DNA window from Corynebacterium ciconiae DSM 44920 contains the following coding sequences:
- a CDS encoding ABC transporter ATP-binding protein — MSQKDTLEVDALPPATPRESLRYLRSLTSYPRPWWWIMMLGVAVVAVVCQNMSSVVMGRSIDVFSGGSYGIFGSGASAVMWLLIAIGVLTVVHMIANELVVYLLAILTRTVSVELRQRCLSAVLRAPAPRILELGTGNVITRLTRDIDNLYRTVTMVGARLVITVVMFPVTLIATMMIHPLFLLCWVLVGLPVALFLRGSLRDLPDAVNRGAAAEAQRNNVLLDSIRGLDTIRAYGLSRWAGARMNTTSWRVVRAERVIKPLDSRILGGGYIGFSILLLATTTLGSWMAVHGIITAGQAAAAIILAFRMEIHIFNVLDFASLIQSASTSLGRAVSLAQLSGHDIADTEDDLTTPPAITVENLRFSYDDGQSNVIEPMNLTLAAGSTTALVGTSGAGKSTLAQLLCGLLEPSEGAIYVDTPHRRINTAEVSHNWVARHISMANQEMHVFSGTLREDLQLARPGASDEELMAALAEAGLHPQSPLWQRWLPQGLDTEVGAGHEDLAPEVMQQIALARIGLVDPPVLILDEATSEAGSDYARDLEAAAQRAAEGRTALVIAHRLDQSRTADRILVMEHGRIIEDGTHEELIANGKHYAALYAQWAG; from the coding sequence ATGAGCCAGAAAGACACGCTCGAGGTAGACGCACTGCCACCCGCCACTCCTCGCGAGAGCCTGCGCTACCTGCGCAGCCTCACCTCCTATCCCCGCCCCTGGTGGTGGATCATGATGCTCGGAGTAGCCGTGGTGGCTGTGGTGTGCCAAAACATGAGCTCGGTGGTGATGGGGCGCTCCATTGACGTCTTCTCCGGCGGTAGCTACGGAATCTTCGGATCCGGCGCATCGGCTGTGATGTGGCTACTCATCGCCATTGGCGTGCTCACCGTGGTGCACATGATCGCCAATGAACTCGTGGTGTACTTGCTCGCAATCCTCACCCGCACCGTCTCTGTGGAGCTACGCCAGCGCTGCCTTTCGGCGGTGCTGCGCGCGCCAGCACCGCGCATTCTTGAGCTCGGCACGGGCAATGTGATTACTCGTCTCACTCGTGATATCGACAACCTCTACCGCACAGTCACGATGGTGGGAGCCCGGTTGGTCATCACCGTGGTGATGTTTCCTGTCACCCTCATCGCCACGATGATGATCCACCCCCTCTTCCTTCTCTGCTGGGTGCTGGTGGGGCTTCCGGTGGCCCTCTTTCTTCGGGGCTCGCTTCGCGACCTACCGGATGCAGTCAACCGCGGAGCTGCCGCCGAGGCACAGCGCAACAACGTGTTGCTGGACTCTATTCGTGGCCTCGACACCATCCGCGCCTACGGGCTCTCGCGCTGGGCGGGCGCCCGCATGAACACCACCTCGTGGCGGGTTGTGCGGGCCGAACGAGTGATTAAACCGCTCGATTCCCGCATCCTTGGCGGCGGCTACATTGGCTTTTCCATCCTGCTACTCGCCACCACCACCTTAGGCTCGTGGATGGCCGTACACGGAATTATCACTGCAGGTCAGGCCGCTGCAGCAATCATCTTGGCGTTTCGCATGGAGATCCATATTTTCAATGTGCTCGACTTCGCTAGTTTGATCCAGTCTGCTTCCACCTCGCTCGGGCGCGCCGTGTCGCTGGCCCAACTAAGCGGCCACGATATAGCCGATACCGAGGATGATCTCACCACTCCACCCGCCATCACGGTAGAGAATCTGCGCTTTAGCTACGACGACGGGCAGTCGAATGTGATCGAACCGATGAACCTCACGCTCGCCGCGGGCAGCACGACCGCGCTGGTGGGTACCTCCGGGGCAGGAAAATCGACCCTCGCCCAGCTCCTCTGCGGGCTCCTAGAGCCTAGCGAAGGTGCGATCTACGTGGACACCCCTCACAGGCGCATCAACACCGCTGAGGTGTCCCACAACTGGGTGGCTCGCCACATCAGTATGGCGAACCAAGAGATGCACGTATTCTCCGGTACGTTGCGTGAGGATCTACAGCTAGCTAGGCCAGGAGCGAGCGATGAGGAGCTGATGGCCGCGCTGGCCGAAGCCGGCCTGCACCCGCAGTCCCCGCTGTGGCAACGCTGGTTGCCACAAGGACTAGACACCGAAGTGGGTGCCGGGCATGAGGATCTGGCACCGGAAGTGATGCAACAAATCGCCCTCGCCCGCATCGGGCTGGTAGACCCACCCGTGCTGATCTTGGACGAAGCCACCTCCGAAGCGGGGTCGGATTACGCGCGTGATCTCGAGGCAGCTGCCCAACGCGCCGCTGAGGGGCGCACCGCTTTGGTTATCGCACACCGCTTGGACCAGTCCCGTACTGCCGACCGTATTTTGGTGATGGAACACGGCCGCATCATCGAAGACGGCACCCACGAGGAGCTCATCGCCAACGGCAAACACTATGCTGCCCTCTACGCCCAGTGGGCTGGCTAG
- a CDS encoding ABC transporter transmembrane domain-containing protein, with amino-acid sequence MPRTSFSQLTRPRPLPTWLWFAPTDPPEEKEIPLVRAAGEGTWPGNTRAVWRAFFSFPKVSSLTLALGLAVAPVSVVVSRLLGVITDRLVGIDVSFGEVVVPLLVIIALYLVSWIAEVHNSVFVDLGRVRLAHRIRNGVVQRLLRANGLHTSPGTVMSTVDEDAHTISLTKYLNTFPLGMVMMLIATSIMAIPIDYRLALLVPLGGLATLAASIYTGRFITKVSSNRRAAEARATSLGTDLAQGSRVIKGLGAVGTSEKRFDEAASESLKAMLHDARIAFYASLARQLCPVVFIVACVALAGTLVNSGDITPGEFMTIVLTAPPALLVSGKALGLSVETIARANASAERIHDLVTQFDTSPAKQPSAHSTATGLVVADSDPCWAGLRVPHVSTIFATTLRENLDPEELHSDAELRQALEVACCEDIVRRLGGYGPNGEMPTGDIGEAGLNLSGGQRQRVGMARAVLTGADVLIFDEPTTGLDAVTLSHVVANVKQHRAEKLTVVISTSRAWRQAADNILADSPNPAPTMPLDKEGSS; translated from the coding sequence ATGCCTCGCACATCGTTTTCTCAGCTCACTAGGCCGCGCCCGCTTCCTACGTGGCTGTGGTTCGCACCCACGGACCCTCCCGAGGAAAAGGAAATCCCCCTCGTCCGCGCTGCCGGCGAGGGAACATGGCCCGGCAATACTCGCGCCGTGTGGCGCGCCTTCTTCTCCTTCCCCAAGGTCTCGTCCCTCACCCTCGCCTTGGGGCTTGCGGTCGCTCCAGTGTCCGTGGTGGTGTCTCGGCTTCTTGGCGTGATCACTGACCGTCTCGTCGGCATCGATGTCTCTTTTGGCGAGGTCGTTGTTCCACTGCTCGTCATCATCGCGCTGTATCTGGTGAGCTGGATCGCCGAGGTTCACAACTCTGTTTTTGTTGATCTTGGCCGTGTGCGCCTCGCCCACCGCATCCGCAACGGCGTGGTTCAACGATTATTGCGGGCGAATGGGCTTCACACCTCCCCGGGCACAGTGATGAGCACCGTTGACGAGGATGCTCATACCATTTCTTTAACGAAGTATCTCAACACCTTCCCTCTAGGGATGGTCATGATGCTCATCGCCACCAGCATCATGGCCATCCCTATCGACTACCGGCTAGCACTACTGGTGCCTCTCGGTGGCCTCGCCACCCTTGCAGCCTCCATCTACACCGGCCGATTTATCACCAAAGTATCGTCGAATCGCCGCGCCGCAGAGGCCCGCGCCACCTCCCTCGGCACCGATCTTGCCCAAGGCTCCCGAGTGATCAAGGGCCTCGGTGCTGTTGGAACCTCGGAAAAGCGTTTCGATGAGGCCGCATCAGAGTCCTTGAAAGCAATGCTGCACGACGCCCGCATTGCCTTCTACGCCTCTCTCGCTCGGCAGCTCTGCCCCGTGGTGTTCATTGTTGCCTGCGTGGCACTCGCAGGCACGCTTGTGAACTCTGGGGATATCACCCCAGGCGAGTTCATGACCATCGTGCTCACCGCCCCACCGGCGTTGTTGGTGAGTGGCAAGGCTCTCGGACTATCGGTCGAGACCATCGCCCGAGCTAATGCCTCAGCGGAGCGCATTCATGATCTCGTTACACAGTTCGATACCTCCCCCGCCAAGCAGCCCTCCGCCCATTCCACTGCCACGGGGTTAGTGGTGGCAGATAGCGACCCCTGCTGGGCAGGACTGCGGGTACCCCATGTGAGCACGATCTTCGCTACCACCTTGCGTGAAAACCTCGACCCTGAAGAGCTACACAGCGATGCCGAGCTGCGCCAAGCACTCGAAGTGGCGTGCTGTGAAGATATTGTTCGCCGCCTCGGCGGCTATGGCCCCAACGGCGAGATGCCCACCGGTGACATCGGCGAAGCCGGCCTCAATCTCTCCGGCGGGCAACGCCAACGAGTCGGCATGGCACGAGCCGTACTCACCGGCGCAGATGTGTTGATCTTTGATGAACCCACCACGGGCTTGGACGCGGTCACGCTCTCCCACGTTGTGGCCAATGTGAAACAGCACCGTGCTGAGAAACTCACCGTAGTCATCAGCACCTCTCGGGCATGGCGCCAAGCCGCCGATAACATCCTCGCGGACTCCCCCAACCCAGCCCCAACCATGCCACTAGATAAGGAGGGCAGCTCATGA
- a CDS encoding MFS transporter produces the protein MAHEPHTQGISFAERRRVLAATTIGTAIEWYDYFLYAAVAGLVFKTTMFGSLEGGLATVVAFLTVGLSFLFRPLGAFLAGHYGDRVGRRVVLMVTLFAMGLATTLIGLLPTYETAGIWGPVLLIALRIIQGISAGGEWGSAVLLAVEHAPNNKRGIYGAGPQIGVPLGLLMSSAALSIMTYIAPGDAFMEWGWRIPFLISIVLVGIGYFVRRGVDESPVFSEIAERKQGEVTNPIGVLFKNFLPVVLTGALIFAGNSAVGYMTAGGYIQNYASDNVGIERSVVLNAVTVSALTWMIFTLFAGWVSDYIGRRGTYLIGFTLQAVGAAALFPLTNTGEVSKLYMALILLTIGLGLTYGQQSAMYAELFPASIRASGVSITYAFGSILGGAFAPTIAAALVGATGTTFAVSIYLVLASCIGFFCAFILRERAGIPLAPTHESRQAESHFRFQPAPETESAHVS, from the coding sequence ATGGCACACGAACCACACACTCAGGGCATTTCTTTTGCCGAGCGACGCCGCGTCCTCGCGGCCACCACCATCGGCACTGCCATCGAGTGGTACGACTACTTCCTCTATGCCGCGGTTGCCGGCTTGGTGTTCAAAACCACCATGTTCGGCTCCCTCGAGGGTGGACTGGCAACGGTCGTCGCCTTCCTCACCGTCGGCCTTTCCTTCCTCTTCCGACCGCTGGGCGCCTTCCTGGCCGGCCACTACGGCGACCGCGTTGGCCGCCGCGTGGTGCTCATGGTCACACTCTTCGCCATGGGTCTGGCCACCACCCTCATCGGCCTGCTACCCACCTACGAGACTGCCGGCATTTGGGGCCCCGTTCTATTGATCGCCCTGCGCATCATCCAAGGCATCTCCGCGGGTGGCGAGTGGGGCTCTGCCGTACTGCTAGCAGTGGAGCACGCCCCCAATAACAAACGCGGCATTTACGGCGCCGGCCCGCAGATCGGCGTCCCCTTGGGCCTGTTGATGTCCTCGGCCGCACTGTCGATCATGACCTACATTGCCCCCGGTGATGCCTTCATGGAATGGGGCTGGCGCATCCCCTTCCTCATCTCCATTGTGCTGGTGGGTATCGGCTACTTCGTGCGCCGCGGCGTAGACGAATCCCCCGTGTTCTCCGAAATCGCAGAGCGCAAGCAAGGGGAAGTCACCAACCCCATCGGCGTGCTGTTCAAGAACTTCCTGCCCGTGGTCCTTACTGGCGCACTGATCTTCGCCGGCAACTCCGCCGTAGGCTACATGACAGCCGGTGGCTACATCCAGAACTATGCCAGCGATAATGTCGGTATCGAACGCTCCGTGGTACTCAACGCAGTGACCGTCTCCGCTCTGACGTGGATGATTTTCACCCTCTTTGCCGGCTGGGTCTCGGACTATATCGGCCGCCGCGGCACCTACCTCATCGGCTTCACCTTGCAGGCCGTGGGCGCCGCCGCCCTCTTCCCGCTGACGAACACCGGTGAGGTAAGCAAGCTCTACATGGCGCTCATCCTGCTCACCATCGGCCTGGGCCTAACCTACGGTCAGCAGTCCGCAATGTATGCCGAGCTCTTCCCCGCCTCGATCCGCGCCTCGGGCGTATCCATCACCTACGCCTTCGGCTCCATTCTTGGCGGGGCCTTTGCCCCCACCATCGCTGCCGCTCTTGTGGGCGCCACGGGCACAACCTTCGCCGTGAGTATCTATCTGGTGCTCGCCTCGTGCATCGGCTTCTTCTGCGCCTTCATCCTTCGGGAGCGTGCCGGCATTCCTTTGGCACCTACTCACGAATCACGGCAAGCTGAAAGTCATTTTCGTTTCCAGCCCGCGCCAGAGACGGAATCGGCGCACGTTTCCTAG